One region of Yersinia bercovieri ATCC 43970 genomic DNA includes:
- a CDS encoding ABC transporter ATP-binding protein codes for MIKIENLTKSYRTPAGRHYVFKDLNVELPSGKSVALIGRNGAGKSTLLRVIGGIDRADSGQIHTDKTISWPVGLAGGFQGSLTGRENVKFVACLYATHSELREKVAFVEAFAELGKYFDMPIKTYSSGMKSRLGFGLSMAFKFDYYLVDEVTAVGDAKFKRKCADVFKARHEEASFLMVSHSLGSLKEFCDVALFIGRDNQVKYFDSVDEAIAVYKVDEGI; via the coding sequence ATGATCAAAATTGAAAATCTCACCAAATCATACCGCACCCCTGCCGGTCGCCATTATGTCTTTAAAGATCTGAACGTAGAGCTACCTTCGGGGAAAAGCGTCGCATTAATTGGCCGAAATGGCGCGGGTAAATCTACCCTGCTGCGGGTTATTGGCGGTATTGACCGGGCTGATTCGGGCCAGATCCATACAGACAAAACAATTTCTTGGCCTGTAGGACTTGCTGGTGGATTTCAGGGCAGCCTAACAGGACGCGAAAACGTCAAATTTGTTGCTTGCCTGTATGCTACTCACAGCGAACTCCGAGAAAAAGTTGCCTTTGTCGAAGCGTTCGCCGAGTTAGGAAAATACTTCGATATGCCGATCAAAACCTACTCCTCGGGTATGAAATCCCGCCTCGGTTTTGGCCTGAGCATGGCATTTAAGTTTGACTACTATCTGGTGGATGAAGTCACCGCCGTCGGCGATGCCAAGTTCAAGCGGAAATGCGCTGATGTATTCAAAGCCCGCCATGAAGAAGCCAGCTTTTTGATGGTATCGCACAGCCTAGGCTCGCTGAAAGAGTTTTGTGATGTTGCGCTCTTTATAGGTCGGGATAATCAGGTGAAATATTTTGACTCAGTGGATGAGGCAATTGCCGTTTATAAGGTGGATGAAGGGATATAG
- a CDS encoding ABC transporter permease has product MARSGLEVQKAAVKALFLREIKTRFGKYRLGYLWAALEPMAHLLILLTIFGFIMHRTMPDISFPVFLINGIIPYFVFSNITNRSIGAIEANQGLFNYRPVKPIDTIIARAILEALIYAVVYVLLMVIVALAGEEFEVVKLTSLVLVWVLLVIFSCGVGLIFMVVGKTFPETEKFLPILIKPLYFISCIMFPLHSIPKEYWPYLLWNPIVHVVELCRAAVVPGYVSEGVSLNYLAFCALVTLFVGLAFYRNREEAMLTS; this is encoded by the coding sequence ATGGCACGTAGTGGCTTGGAAGTACAAAAAGCTGCCGTTAAGGCACTTTTTTTAAGGGAAATTAAAACCCGGTTTGGCAAATACAGGCTTGGATATCTATGGGCAGCGCTGGAACCCATGGCCCATCTGCTGATCCTGTTGACTATTTTCGGCTTCATCATGCACCGCACCATGCCGGATATCTCCTTCCCGGTATTTTTGATCAACGGAATCATTCCCTACTTCGTTTTCAGTAACATCACCAATAGGTCTATAGGCGCGATTGAGGCCAATCAGGGTCTGTTCAACTACCGGCCAGTCAAACCTATAGATACGATTATTGCCCGCGCCATTTTAGAGGCGTTGATCTACGCGGTGGTTTACGTGCTGCTGATGGTAATTGTGGCTCTGGCAGGCGAAGAGTTTGAAGTGGTTAAACTGACTTCGCTGGTACTGGTTTGGGTACTGCTGGTGATCTTCTCTTGCGGTGTAGGGCTGATCTTTATGGTGGTGGGTAAAACCTTCCCTGAAACCGAGAAGTTTTTACCTATCCTGATTAAGCCGCTGTACTTTATCTCCTGCATTATGTTTCCGCTACATTCAATTCCAAAAGAGTACTGGCCATATCTGTTATGGAACCCGATCGTGCACGTGGTCGAATTATGTCGTGCCGCCGTCGTCCCCGGCTATGTCAGTGAGGGAGTAAGCCTGAACTATCTGGCGTTCTGTGCTCTGGTTACCTTGTTTGTCGGGCTCGCGTTCTACCGTAACCGTGAAGAGGCGATGCTGACCTCATGA
- a CDS encoding Stealth CR1 domain-containing protein, with translation MKKLKKFLQSPGVFFRDHLNKKYPIIRNEILCPELEENILIRHDLSLEKLTNVNFPIDVVFTWVDDSDPAWQKRYQQNKNIVDKDTLGQHATDSARFSNHDELRYSIKSVELYLPWVRQIYIITDKQRPAWLQCNSRITIIDHSDIIESQYLPTFNSHVIEAHLHKIPGLAEHFIYFNDDVFVARPLPPGHFFKGNGIASLFLSQKSLADMQAKGTNTPTLSASHNVIDIFEKDFQIAIDTPLVHTYIPLRKSIFEQSHQRYEREIKKFLPNKFRTNHDMNLATFFVPWLSYIQGAAVPARDICYYFNIRSTAARSSFKALKVAKKEGCLPHSFCANDFNTQKAPLEDYKSLLISALKYHFESEK, from the coding sequence ATGAAAAAATTAAAAAAATTCCTTCAAAGTCCTGGCGTGTTTTTTCGTGATCACTTAAATAAAAAATACCCTATCATTAGAAATGAAATTCTTTGTCCTGAATTAGAAGAAAATATTCTTATTCGCCATGATTTGTCATTGGAAAAACTAACAAATGTTAACTTCCCAATAGATGTTGTTTTTACATGGGTTGATGATTCTGATCCCGCGTGGCAAAAACGCTATCAACAAAATAAGAACATAGTAGATAAAGATACTCTGGGTCAGCATGCAACAGATAGTGCGAGATTCAGTAACCATGATGAATTGCGTTATTCTATTAAGAGCGTAGAGCTTTACCTACCTTGGGTTAGGCAGATATACATTATCACCGATAAACAACGTCCTGCCTGGCTACAATGCAACTCTCGAATTACAATAATCGATCATAGTGACATTATTGAAAGCCAATATTTACCTACCTTTAACTCACATGTTATAGAAGCTCATTTACATAAGATACCGGGCCTGGCAGAGCACTTTATCTATTTTAATGATGATGTTTTTGTTGCAAGGCCCTTGCCGCCAGGACATTTCTTTAAAGGTAATGGTATAGCTTCATTATTTCTTTCTCAAAAAAGCCTGGCGGATATGCAAGCTAAAGGAACGAATACACCAACGCTTTCTGCCTCACACAATGTAATAGATATCTTCGAAAAAGATTTTCAAATAGCGATTGATACCCCCTTGGTGCATACCTATATTCCGCTCAGGAAAAGCATTTTTGAACAAAGCCATCAACGGTATGAACGTGAGATAAAAAAGTTTTTGCCTAATAAATTCCGAACAAACCATGATATGAATTTAGCAACATTCTTTGTTCCTTGGCTATCTTATATTCAAGGCGCAGCCGTGCCAGCCCGAGATATTTGCTACTACTTTAATATTAGATCGACCGCAGCAAGAAGCAGCTTTAAAGCATTAAAAGTGGCCAAGAAAGAGGGCTGCCTACCTCACTCTTTTTGTGCTAACGACTTCAACACACAGAAAGCCCCGCTTGAAGATTATAAATCCCTATTAATATCCGCACTTAAATATCATTTTGAATCAGAGAAATAA